A genome region from Archaeoglobus fulgidus DSM 4304 includes the following:
- a CDS encoding asparagine synthase C-terminal domain-containing protein — translation MAIYAFPEFDGESRRASRIYASARYPSRQEGNVFFDSEEVPNLKYADEMPLKIRNFYSVVAFRPSHIFLSRDVLGGRPLYYGSDMSISSFKSYIDGEVYEVMPGEVVKMDYTGEILERRKYAFEDVFRVGREDVNEMADRILNSLSSYKPRVGCIAFSGGVDSSLLAALYDAPLVSVTASDAEEEWLKTAARMLGKEIEILKVGESAIREVVDTVRKTIETGDFLQLSIAVPVYLTMQFAKSLGFTEIIFGQGADELFGGYKRYEGLSEHELEDALVKDLKSIGESNLVRDCKLAYKNEIKLVTPYLCWDVIDAALKIPPEYKVRREGGKVVRKYILRKIAEKFLPEEIAWRDKKAIQYSTGIAKILKKCL, via the coding sequence GTGGCGATATACGCATTCCCCGAGTTCGACGGAGAAAGCAGAAGAGCGAGCAGAATTTACGCAAGTGCAAGATATCCATCAAGGCAGGAGGGAAACGTCTTCTTCGACTCGGAAGAGGTTCCGAATCTGAAGTATGCGGACGAGATGCCTCTTAAAATCAGAAATTTTTACTCAGTTGTTGCCTTCCGCCCGTCCCACATTTTTCTTTCCAGAGACGTGCTCGGCGGGAGGCCCCTCTACTACGGCAGCGACATGAGCATTTCGTCCTTCAAATCCTACATTGACGGAGAGGTTTACGAGGTGATGCCGGGAGAAGTGGTCAAGATGGACTATACCGGCGAAATTCTGGAAAGGAGAAAGTATGCCTTCGAGGACGTCTTCAGAGTTGGCCGGGAAGACGTTAACGAAATGGCAGACAGAATTCTGAACTCCCTTAGCAGCTACAAGCCGAGAGTTGGGTGCATAGCCTTTTCTGGAGGGGTTGATTCATCCCTGCTCGCCGCTCTTTACGATGCCCCACTCGTTTCTGTAACAGCAAGCGATGCAGAGGAGGAGTGGCTTAAAACCGCCGCAAGAATGCTCGGAAAGGAGATTGAAATACTGAAGGTGGGAGAGAGTGCGATAAGGGAAGTTGTGGATACGGTGAGAAAAACAATAGAGACGGGCGATTTTCTGCAGCTTTCCATAGCCGTTCCGGTTTACCTAACCATGCAGTTCGCCAAATCCCTTGGCTTCACGGAGATCATTTTCGGTCAGGGAGCGGACGAGCTTTTTGGTGGGTACAAAAGGTACGAGGGTCTGAGTGAGCACGAGCTTGAGGACGCCTTGGTGAAGGACTTGAAGTCCATTGGTGAGTCAAATCTCGTGAGGGATTGCAAGCTGGCTTACAAGAACGAGATCAAGCTGGTAACGCCTTACTTGTGCTGGGATGTAATTGATGCGGCCCTGAAAATTCCTCCTGAGTACAAGGTCAGAAGGGAGGGTGGGAAGGTAGTCAGGAAGTACATTCTGAGAAAAATTGCCGAGAAATTCCTTCCGGAGGAGATAGCGTGGAGGGACAAGAAGGCGATTCAGTACTCAACAGGAATAGCGAAAATTCTGAAGAAGTGTCTGTGA
- a CDS encoding DUF99 family protein, with protein MKKWRFLGIDDSFDDRKCCVVGCVTCGGYVEGFLYTEIDIDGLDATDKLISMVRRSKFREQIKCIFLPGITLGGFNLVDIQRVYRETKIPVVVVMRRKPDMEEFDSAMRNLENYELRRKIVEVAGEIHRIGDIYIQTAGLTPSEAEKLVKASLIKGNMPEPVRISHLVASAIIHGESRGKA; from the coding sequence ATGAAAAAGTGGAGGTTTCTTGGCATCGATGACAGCTTTGACGACAGAAAATGCTGCGTTGTAGGATGCGTTACCTGTGGCGGTTACGTGGAGGGCTTCCTTTACACTGAAATAGATATAGACGGGCTTGATGCTACGGACAAGCTGATTTCAATGGTGAGAAGGTCGAAGTTCAGGGAGCAAATCAAGTGCATTTTTCTGCCGGGAATAACGCTTGGTGGCTTCAACCTCGTTGACATTCAGCGGGTTTACAGAGAAACTAAAATCCCGGTTGTTGTCGTAATGCGCAGAAAGCCCGACATGGAGGAGTTCGATTCCGCAATGAGGAATCTCGAAAATTATGAGCTAAGAAGGAAGATTGTCGAGGTTGCGGGTGAAATTCACAGAATTGGAGATATTTACATTCAAACCGCTGGCCTGACACCTTCAGAAGCTGAAAAGCTTGTTAAAGCATCTCTGATCAAGGGAAACATGCCCGAACCCGTTCGAATATCCCATTTAGTAGCATCCGCAATCATACATGGAGAATCCAGAGGGAAAGCGTGA
- the fbp gene encoding fructose-1,6-bisphosphate aldolase/phosphatase — protein sequence MRKVTVSLIKADVGSVAGHTTVPDELKKAAEENLKNAVDSGLIIDFRVFNAGDDLELLMTHDKGVDSEEIHRLAWETFEKAAGIAKELKLYGAGQDLLKDAFSGNVRGLGPGVAEMEFTERKAEPVIAFMMDKTEPGAFNMPIFRMFADPFNTAGLVIDPTMHQGFVFEIWDIKESKRVFMRTPEEMYDILALIGGKSRFVIKRVYPKEGGKLPADEPVAVISTEKLYEVAGEYVGKDDPVALVRAQSGLPAVGEVLEPFAFPHLVSGWMRGSHNGPIMPVPFKYSKCTRFDGPPRCIAAGFQLANGKIIGPVDMFDDPAFDYTRQKAMEIAEYMRRHGPFEPHRLPSEDMEYTTLPKVLEKLKGRFEEV from the coding sequence ATGAGGAAAGTAACCGTTTCTCTGATAAAAGCGGATGTTGGTAGCGTCGCTGGGCACACAACGGTTCCCGATGAGCTGAAAAAAGCCGCTGAAGAGAATTTGAAAAACGCTGTTGATTCTGGCCTTATTATTGATTTTAGAGTATTCAACGCTGGAGATGACCTCGAACTGCTGATGACCCACGATAAGGGCGTTGACAGCGAAGAGATCCACAGGCTCGCATGGGAGACTTTTGAGAAGGCTGCAGGCATTGCAAAGGAGCTGAAGCTTTACGGTGCGGGACAGGATTTGCTCAAGGATGCCTTCTCGGGCAACGTCAGAGGCTTGGGGCCAGGAGTAGCAGAGATGGAGTTCACAGAAAGAAAGGCGGAGCCAGTAATAGCCTTCATGATGGATAAAACCGAGCCCGGAGCCTTCAACATGCCAATCTTCAGGATGTTCGCTGACCCCTTCAACACCGCTGGTCTGGTTATAGACCCCACAATGCATCAGGGCTTTGTATTCGAGATATGGGATATCAAGGAGAGCAAGAGGGTTTTCATGAGGACTCCTGAGGAGATGTACGACATTCTCGCCCTGATTGGAGGGAAGAGCAGGTTTGTAATCAAGAGAGTCTATCCAAAAGAGGGCGGAAAGCTTCCTGCTGACGAGCCCGTTGCGGTAATCAGCACAGAAAAGCTCTACGAGGTTGCGGGAGAGTATGTTGGTAAGGATGATCCTGTTGCACTGGTGAGGGCTCAGAGCGGGTTGCCTGCAGTTGGAGAGGTTCTTGAGCCCTTCGCCTTCCCCCACCTCGTGAGCGGGTGGATGAGGGGGAGCCACAATGGGCCGATCATGCCAGTGCCCTTCAAATACTCCAAATGCACGCGCTTTGACGGCCCACCTCGCTGTATAGCCGCAGGCTTCCAGCTTGCCAATGGAAAGATTATTGGCCCGGTGGACATGTTCGACGACCCGGCCTTCGACTACACGAGGCAGAAGGCAATGGAGATTGCCGAATACATGCGCCGCCATGGCCCCTTCGAGCCGCACAGACTGCCGAGCGAGGATATGGAGTACACAACCCTCCCCAAAGTTCTTGAAAAGCTGAAGGGGAGGTTCGAAGAAGTCTGA
- a CDS encoding ATP-binding protein translates to MDYIFEEVRIKRSNAPRFVLNGEEVDIWDKELIDYHSKSVSEYVREKLLEFEKRGLDPFEEIIGKEKEKEMVKTALMSGSNILFKGKKGYGKTTFSKAISKLLPDKILAIKGCRIHDDPTQPTCFSCKKKLLEEDEVELVFVPKKWIRIAGDPMMTTRQLIGGISLQKIKEGYELDHPEVFTPGRILKAHRGIAYFDELGSIPSALQTLLHELLEERQVTTPEGDIVPMKIDTLVIASTNPANYKGVSDIKEPLLDRMEQIDIGPPESIEHEIAIGLRNMALDGSIIPEWHLKIIASAVRCMRSSNCRYSARIEVEPSCRATIKAFDHVAASAMRNGRKAVMFADYGRDFANLSLALKSRFEVDYEEELSKDEVVREVVNDAIDTVCGEIYAAIPRSIFGGMMEELSEIGEINVYSENGIEKYKNLWAFVSSICRRREEVSSALEITLESVARCTGLLERREVGVYEYLAYDR, encoded by the coding sequence ATGGACTACATATTCGAAGAGGTAAGAATAAAAAGAAGTAACGCTCCCAGGTTCGTTCTCAACGGCGAGGAGGTTGACATCTGGGATAAGGAGCTTATAGACTACCACTCGAAGAGCGTTTCCGAATACGTGAGGGAGAAGCTCCTCGAATTTGAGAAAAGAGGTCTCGACCCATTTGAAGAAATAATAGGAAAGGAGAAGGAGAAGGAAATGGTCAAAACAGCCCTGATGAGCGGGTCGAACATCCTTTTCAAGGGGAAAAAGGGTTACGGGAAAACAACCTTCTCAAAGGCAATTTCAAAGCTTTTACCCGACAAAATCCTCGCCATCAAGGGGTGCAGAATTCACGACGACCCGACGCAGCCGACGTGCTTCTCCTGCAAGAAAAAGCTCTTGGAAGAGGATGAGGTTGAGCTCGTTTTCGTCCCGAAGAAGTGGATAAGGATCGCCGGAGACCCAATGATGACGACGAGGCAGCTCATCGGCGGAATCAGCCTTCAGAAAATAAAGGAGGGCTACGAGCTCGACCACCCGGAAGTCTTCACTCCCGGAAGGATTCTCAAGGCACACAGGGGCATCGCATACTTCGACGAGCTCGGTTCAATCCCCTCAGCTCTCCAAACTCTCCTCCACGAGCTTCTCGAGGAGAGGCAGGTCACCACACCCGAAGGAGACATAGTCCCCATGAAAATCGACACGCTCGTCATAGCATCAACTAACCCTGCAAACTACAAGGGAGTTTCGGACATTAAGGAGCCACTCCTCGACAGGATGGAGCAGATAGACATCGGCCCTCCCGAGAGCATAGAGCACGAGATAGCGATAGGGCTGAGAAACATGGCCTTGGATGGCTCAATAATTCCAGAGTGGCATCTCAAGATAATCGCCTCTGCCGTCAGATGCATGAGGAGCAGCAACTGCAGATACTCGGCAAGAATTGAGGTTGAGCCGAGCTGCAGGGCAACAATAAAGGCTTTTGATCACGTTGCCGCCTCAGCCATGCGAAATGGCCGGAAAGCGGTGATGTTCGCGGACTATGGAAGAGATTTCGCCAATCTCAGCCTTGCTTTAAAGAGCAGGTTTGAGGTGGATTACGAGGAAGAGCTTAGCAAGGACGAAGTGGTGAGGGAGGTTGTCAATGATGCAATCGATACCGTCTGCGGGGAAATCTACGCCGCAATACCGAGAAGCATATTCGGCGGAATGATGGAGGAGCTATCTGAAATTGGGGAGATTAACGTTTACTCCGAGAACGGAATTGAAAAATACAAGAATCTGTGGGCTTTTGTGTCATCAATCTGCAGGAGAAGGGAGGAGGTTAGCTCAGCACTTGAAATCACGCTTGAATCAGTAGCGAGATGTACGGGCTTGCTGGAGAGAAGAGAGGTTGGAGTTTATGAGTACCTCGCCTACGACAGATAA
- the gatE gene encoding Glu-tRNA(Gln) amidotransferase subunit GatE: MMDYKKLGLKVGIEIHQQLDTKHKLFCLCPTLTREVEESNFEFFRYLRLKRSEIGEEDRAAKEEVERSRRFIYKYYDTTCLVEADEEPPREVNREALLIAIQVAKMLNMEVVDEVHVMRKIVIDGSNTTGFQRTALVAFGGFLEVDGKRVGVATLCLEEEACRKVEDGEGYAVYSLDRLGIPLVEIGTEPDIDSPEMAKKVAARLGMILRSTGKVKRGLGTIRQDVNISIRDGARVEIKGVQELDILDKIVEYEVLRQVNLLKIREELKQRGARVEEKVFDVTDVFSNTKSKIIRNKTVKAILLRGFGGIVGREIQPGRRLGTEFADIAKTYGLGGVFHTDELPAYGISEEEVSRLRDAVGAEDGDAVVMAAGDAVRVERALRRIIERAKHCLVGVPEETRKANEDGTTSYLRPLPGAARMYPETDVPPVVVTEEMLNVEIPELIEERARRYEKLLPKDLAWEIADSPYYRVFEEYSEKLQPTVVARVLYLAPAALRREGVEIERLEERHYRLVLDMVLRGDIAKEGAEEALKLLCQNPEMSAGQLKEKIGAAEDIDGFIAKLIEEKADLIAERGEGAFKPLMGLVMKEFRGKVDGKVVAEKLKKALKSALSQ, encoded by the coding sequence ATGATGGATTACAAGAAGCTGGGACTTAAGGTTGGAATTGAGATTCACCAGCAGCTCGACACAAAGCACAAGCTCTTCTGCCTCTGCCCTACCCTAACGAGGGAGGTTGAGGAGTCTAACTTTGAATTTTTCAGGTATTTGAGGCTGAAGAGGAGCGAAATTGGTGAAGAGGACAGGGCGGCAAAGGAGGAGGTTGAGAGGAGCAGGAGGTTTATTTACAAGTACTATGACACCACATGCCTTGTCGAGGCCGACGAGGAGCCGCCGAGGGAGGTAAACAGAGAGGCTCTGCTTATAGCCATTCAGGTTGCGAAAATGCTGAACATGGAGGTAGTTGATGAAGTGCATGTGATGAGAAAAATTGTCATCGACGGGAGCAACACAACGGGCTTTCAGAGGACGGCTCTGGTGGCATTTGGTGGTTTTCTGGAGGTTGACGGGAAAAGGGTGGGTGTTGCCACCCTCTGCCTTGAAGAGGAAGCGTGCAGGAAAGTTGAGGACGGGGAGGGTTATGCTGTCTACTCCCTCGACAGGCTTGGAATTCCACTGGTTGAGATAGGCACCGAGCCAGACATCGATTCGCCAGAAATGGCAAAGAAGGTTGCAGCGAGGCTCGGGATGATTTTGAGGTCAACGGGAAAGGTTAAGAGGGGCTTGGGGACGATAAGGCAGGATGTAAACATCAGCATAAGGGATGGGGCGAGGGTGGAGATAAAGGGCGTGCAGGAACTCGACATTCTCGACAAGATTGTTGAATACGAGGTTTTGAGGCAGGTCAACCTTCTCAAAATAAGGGAGGAGCTCAAGCAGAGGGGAGCGAGGGTAGAGGAGAAGGTTTTTGATGTCACAGACGTTTTCAGCAACACGAAGTCGAAGATAATCAGAAACAAGACGGTGAAGGCAATTTTGCTGAGAGGTTTTGGAGGAATTGTCGGGAGAGAAATCCAGCCCGGAAGGAGGCTCGGAACGGAGTTCGCAGACATCGCCAAGACCTACGGGCTTGGGGGAGTATTCCACACTGATGAGCTGCCTGCTTACGGGATAAGCGAGGAAGAGGTGAGCAGGCTGAGAGATGCTGTGGGCGCTGAAGACGGCGATGCGGTTGTAATGGCGGCAGGAGATGCGGTGAGAGTTGAGAGGGCCTTGAGAAGGATAATAGAGAGGGCAAAACACTGCCTTGTTGGAGTTCCTGAGGAGACAAGGAAGGCTAACGAGGATGGGACGACCTCTTACCTCCGCCCATTGCCGGGAGCGGCAAGAATGTATCCCGAAACGGATGTGCCTCCCGTCGTTGTGACCGAGGAGATGCTGAACGTGGAGATTCCAGAGCTAATAGAGGAAAGGGCGAGGAGGTACGAGAAGCTCCTGCCAAAGGACCTTGCATGGGAGATTGCAGATTCGCCATATTATAGAGTTTTTGAGGAGTATTCTGAGAAGCTGCAGCCAACGGTTGTTGCGAGGGTGCTTTACCTTGCACCGGCTGCACTGAGGAGAGAAGGAGTAGAAATTGAAAGGCTTGAGGAGAGGCATTACAGGTTAGTTCTCGACATGGTTCTTAGAGGGGACATAGCAAAGGAGGGAGCGGAGGAGGCTTTAAAGCTCCTCTGTCAGAATCCGGAAATGTCTGCTGGGCAGTTGAAGGAGAAAATAGGTGCTGCAGAGGACATCGACGGCTTCATTGCAAAGCTTATTGAGGAAAAGGCCGATTTGATTGCTGAGAGGGGAGAGGGGGCATTTAAGCCTCTCATGGGACTCGTGATGAAAGAGTTCAGGGGCAAGGTCGATGGAAAGGTGGTGGCTGAGAAGCTGAAGAAGGCCCTGAAGAGCGCGCTCTCTCAGTAG
- a CDS encoding flavodoxin family protein encodes MKAVGILGSPRKYGNASKMLDAALKELENSGFEVEKVHISSKKINYCTGCGTCLAKGECVQRDDMDELKRLVEESDAVILASPVYYLNVTAQMKTFIDRMLPYGHRPTLKGKYGGSIVVYAGVGKPEEVAGYMNRVLKAWGIVPVGYAVGFGVIPGEVGDEDLKKASQLGSKIAEAFESKYRMEPSDEDLELQKQLLTLIKNYGHLMKADYEFWKEKGFI; translated from the coding sequence ATGAAGGCTGTCGGTATTCTCGGCTCACCGAGAAAGTACGGAAATGCATCCAAAATGCTCGATGCTGCACTGAAGGAGCTCGAAAATAGCGGGTTTGAGGTCGAGAAGGTGCACATTTCCTCGAAAAAAATCAACTACTGCACTGGTTGCGGCACATGCCTGGCAAAGGGGGAGTGCGTGCAGAGAGACGACATGGACGAGTTGAAAAGGCTTGTTGAGGAGAGCGATGCTGTAATCCTTGCCTCTCCTGTTTATTATCTCAACGTAACAGCACAGATGAAGACCTTTATCGACAGAATGCTCCCCTACGGCCACAGGCCGACACTCAAGGGCAAGTACGGGGGGAGCATCGTTGTCTATGCAGGAGTTGGAAAACCCGAAGAGGTTGCGGGCTACATGAACAGGGTGCTAAAGGCTTGGGGGATAGTGCCAGTTGGCTACGCAGTGGGATTCGGCGTGATTCCGGGAGAGGTTGGAGATGAGGACTTGAAGAAGGCTTCCCAGCTCGGCTCTAAAATCGCCGAGGCTTTTGAGAGCAAATACAGAATGGAGCCGAGCGATGAGGATTTGGAGCTTCAAAAACAGCTTTTGACTCTGATAAAGAACTACGGACACCTGATGAAGGCAGACTACGAGTTCTGGAAGGAAAAAGGATTTATTTAA
- a CDS encoding ATPase domain-containing protein codes for MLERVPTGIPGFDELCSGGLLRDRSYLVSGPSGSGKTIFAMQYLVNGIEKYNEPGVFVATEERPQHLREHFLTFGWDLEKYEDENMLAIVDATSTKIGLPSDERYIDVRPFDTRSLLDQIITIQDEIGARRAVVDSTTSIGFTISDPAKFRVELLKISTTMEILGLTSILTCEVVEGGGDKISRFGVENFVVEGTIVLYYTRIENTRVRSIEIFKMRGTNHSSKIHPFEITENGIVVYSKEEVFA; via the coding sequence ATGCTGGAGCGTGTGCCCACTGGGATACCGGGGTTTGATGAACTTTGCAGTGGTGGATTGTTGAGGGATAGGAGTTACCTTGTTTCCGGCCCGTCGGGTTCCGGCAAAACAATTTTCGCAATGCAGTATCTTGTAAACGGCATAGAGAAGTACAACGAGCCCGGAGTTTTCGTTGCAACAGAAGAAAGACCCCAGCACCTTCGAGAGCACTTTCTGACCTTCGGCTGGGATTTGGAGAAGTACGAAGACGAGAACATGCTTGCAATAGTTGACGCAACTTCAACAAAAATCGGCCTGCCATCGGATGAGAGGTACATAGACGTCAGGCCCTTCGATACCCGCTCTCTCCTTGACCAGATAATCACCATTCAGGACGAGATCGGAGCGAGGAGAGCGGTTGTGGATTCAACAACGTCCATCGGCTTTACGATCTCGGACCCAGCGAAGTTCAGAGTTGAGCTACTGAAGATATCCACGACAATGGAAATTCTCGGCCTCACCTCAATACTGACCTGCGAGGTCGTTGAAGGTGGTGGAGATAAGATTAGCAGATTCGGAGTTGAGAACTTCGTTGTGGAGGGGACGATAGTCCTCTACTACACGAGAATAGAGAACACGAGAGTAAGGAGCATCGAAATCTTCAAAATGAGGGGGACGAACCACAGCAGCAAGATCCATCCGTTCGAGATAACTGAGAACGGGATTGTGGTTTATTCTAAGGAGGAAGTGTTCGCTTAG
- the rtcA gene encoding RNA 3'-terminal phosphate cyclase has translation MIEIDGSFGEGGGQILRTAVALSCVTGKAVRIRNIRANRPKPGLAAQHLKGIEAAKIISNAEVEGLRIGSTEIVFNPGSVRGGNFRVDIGTAGSVTLIFQTVLLPLLFADRDSTLTVTGGTDVAWAPPVDYFKNVTLRALREMGAECELEVLKRGYYPKGGGMVRLTVRPAEMKGVVYERIDEIVRGVSHCQNLPGHVAERQASSARNFLEERGIRAEIRTEVLKGLSTGSGIVLWSGYKGGSALGERGKRAEVVGQEAAESLYRELMSDAAFDAHLADQVMPFAAMARGRTEYTTSEVTMHQKSNAYVINTFLGKVVKFEGNKIIIK, from the coding sequence GTGATTGAGATAGACGGGAGTTTCGGGGAAGGTGGAGGGCAGATACTTAGAACGGCCGTTGCCCTTTCGTGCGTTACAGGAAAGGCTGTGAGGATTAGAAACATCAGGGCCAACCGTCCCAAGCCCGGACTGGCGGCACAGCACCTTAAGGGGATTGAGGCGGCGAAAATCATCAGCAATGCCGAGGTGGAGGGGCTTCGCATCGGCTCAACTGAAATCGTTTTCAATCCAGGCAGTGTGAGGGGAGGAAATTTCAGAGTTGATATTGGGACGGCGGGGAGCGTTACGCTTATCTTCCAGACAGTGCTTCTCCCGCTTCTGTTTGCCGACAGAGATAGCACTCTCACCGTCACAGGCGGGACGGACGTTGCGTGGGCCCCGCCTGTTGATTACTTCAAAAACGTTACCCTGAGGGCTTTGAGGGAGATGGGGGCTGAGTGCGAGCTTGAAGTTCTGAAAAGGGGCTACTACCCCAAAGGCGGGGGAATGGTGAGGCTGACGGTAAGGCCAGCGGAGATGAAAGGGGTGGTTTACGAAAGGATTGACGAAATTGTGAGGGGCGTAAGCCACTGCCAAAACCTTCCAGGGCATGTTGCAGAGAGGCAGGCAAGCTCCGCCAGGAACTTCTTGGAGGAGAGGGGGATAAGGGCGGAGATAAGAACAGAGGTGCTTAAGGGGCTATCCACGGGAAGCGGGATAGTTCTGTGGAGCGGATACAAGGGGGGTAGTGCTCTGGGGGAGAGGGGGAAGAGGGCAGAAGTTGTTGGCCAGGAGGCTGCGGAGAGTCTCTACAGAGAGCTCATGTCGGACGCGGCTTTTGATGCCCACCTCGCCGACCAGGTTATGCCCTTTGCGGCGATGGCCAGAGGTAGGACAGAGTACACCACAAGCGAGGTTACAATGCATCAGAAGAGCAACGCTTACGTGATAAACACCTTTTTGGGGAAGGTTGTGAAGTTTGAGGGGAACAAAATAATAATTAAATAA
- a CDS encoding VWA domain-containing protein yields the protein MSTSPTTDKPECGLCQRSEGGLEKIAEDLLYSIFNPYHRDSGDFDVTELIKKHLKPEMAKDFEMYSSVFKDLMKTFGFMSNHWVEKNQEIKEAKQKAWEELKDMLKKGDISKDELSMSQVVDNFFDEVVDELQEMGYVEKVETRFHRKIIHYTAKAESVLAEKVLSLSLQNLDKRSYGEHETEKLGQSIFSSERIVDYDPFTHSYDNIDLVESLIASAMRGEIELNENEMVARQPKHTEKCVYVMLIDVSDSMRGRKIVGAIEAALCLRKAIRRAGSGDELRVIAFNHRAHEIKEGEILNLEARGRTDIGLALKRARKILKGSSGTGVVFLISDGEPTSSYNPYLTPWRCALKEAEKMRNVDARLQIIMFGKEGRFLELCKNMAKLSGNANLFHFSDPLNLKNFVVSRFR from the coding sequence ATGAGTACCTCGCCTACGACAGATAAGCCCGAATGCGGGCTGTGCCAGAGGAGCGAGGGCGGGCTGGAGAAGATAGCCGAAGACCTGCTTTACTCTATTTTCAATCCCTACCACAGAGACTCGGGAGATTTTGACGTCACCGAGCTAATCAAAAAGCACCTGAAGCCTGAGATGGCAAAGGACTTCGAAATGTACTCCTCCGTTTTCAAGGACCTCATGAAGACCTTCGGATTCATGAGCAACCACTGGGTGGAAAAAAACCAGGAGATTAAAGAGGCAAAGCAGAAGGCGTGGGAAGAGCTGAAAGACATGCTAAAAAAGGGCGATATCAGCAAAGATGAGCTCAGCATGAGCCAGGTTGTTGACAACTTCTTCGACGAGGTTGTTGACGAGCTGCAGGAAATGGGATACGTCGAGAAGGTCGAGACCAGGTTTCACAGAAAGATAATTCACTACACCGCCAAAGCTGAGAGCGTTCTGGCTGAGAAAGTTCTCTCTCTGAGCCTTCAAAACCTCGACAAGAGAAGCTACGGAGAGCACGAGACCGAGAAGCTCGGACAGTCGATCTTTTCCAGCGAGAGGATTGTGGACTACGACCCATTCACACACAGCTACGACAACATCGACCTCGTCGAGAGCCTGATTGCCTCCGCGATGAGGGGTGAAATCGAGCTCAACGAAAACGAGATGGTTGCGAGGCAGCCTAAGCACACGGAGAAATGCGTTTACGTGATGCTGATAGACGTGAGCGATTCGATGAGGGGGAGGAAGATCGTTGGGGCGATCGAGGCTGCCCTCTGTCTGAGAAAGGCCATAAGAAGAGCTGGAAGCGGCGATGAGCTGAGGGTGATAGCCTTCAACCACAGGGCGCATGAAATCAAGGAGGGCGAAATTCTCAACCTTGAGGCAAGAGGAAGGACGGACATCGGGCTGGCACTAAAAAGGGCGAGAAAAATACTGAAGGGCAGCTCAGGAACCGGTGTCGTCTTTCTGATTTCAGATGGAGAGCCCACGTCAAGCTACAACCCCTACCTCACACCGTGGAGATGCGCTTTAAAGGAGGCGGAGAAGATGCGCAACGTTGACGCAAGGCTTCAGATCATAATGTTTGGCAAAGAGGGAAGATTCCTCGAGCTATGCAAGAATATGGCCAAACTGAGTGGAAACGCAAACCTTTTCCACTTCTCCGACCCGTTGAACCTGAAAAATTTTGTGGTGAGCCGCTTCCGCTAA
- a CDS encoding YkgJ family cysteine cluster protein — protein sequence MNCFDGSSFCGKCCYETEMPLTEEDIARIEALGYSRSDFTVKDGEIVRLRNVNGKCFFLDSENRCRIYQHRPEGCRIYPAVFDGRDVIADRFCPKWREVNVENVRKSLLKLIERIYGKEFFEKQS from the coding sequence GTGAACTGCTTCGACGGCTCTTCCTTCTGCGGAAAATGCTGCTACGAGACGGAGATGCCGCTTACAGAAGAGGACATTGCAAGGATAGAAGCTTTGGGCTATTCGCGGAGCGATTTCACGGTTAAAGACGGAGAAATCGTGAGGCTGAGAAACGTAAACGGAAAATGCTTCTTCCTCGATTCCGAAAACAGGTGCAGAATATACCAGCACCGCCCCGAAGGCTGCAGAATCTATCCTGCCGTTTTCGATGGGAGGGATGTCATCGCTGACCGCTTCTGCCCAAAATGGAGGGAGGTTAATGTTGAAAACGTCAGAAAGAGCCTTCTTAAGCTGATTGAGAGGATTTACGGAAAGGAGTTTTTTGAGAAACAATCATAA
- a CDS encoding DUF4203 domain-containing protein → MQPIELAELLTSQAAVLTSLVVIGLILCFIGYKIFRVYSAVIGLFIGQLVGIYITINYYENALIVILASAIVGALLFALIDELGLIVTGAAFGYFVGVYLLPEYQVYAFVLAALFALINLFIEKPLTVLITSVIGASAIALAVHMGITGTHIYDILNDPKKVFDAIFSNAYFDLLWFTLVLTGIITQYVTYKEEREEEE, encoded by the coding sequence ATGCAACCAATCGAACTTGCAGAACTGCTCACCAGTCAGGCTGCGGTTCTGACATCTCTGGTTGTTATAGGCCTGATACTCTGCTTTATCGGATACAAGATTTTCAGAGTTTACTCTGCAGTGATAGGACTTTTTATCGGTCAGCTTGTGGGCATCTACATCACTATAAACTACTACGAAAATGCCCTTATAGTTATACTTGCATCGGCTATTGTGGGAGCGTTGCTGTTCGCCCTCATCGATGAGCTTGGGCTTATTGTGACAGGTGCGGCCTTTGGTTACTTCGTAGGAGTTTATCTTCTCCCGGAGTATCAGGTTTACGCCTTCGTGCTTGCAGCATTGTTCGCGCTGATAAACCTGTTTATTGAGAAGCCGCTAACTGTGCTGATCACCTCTGTCATCGGTGCCTCAGCGATCGCCTTAGCCGTGCACATGGGGATAACAGGTACACATATTTACGACATTCTGAACGACCCAAAGAAGGTCTTTGACGCGATATTCTCAAACGCATACTTTGACCTTCTCTGGTTTACGCTTGTGCTGACCGGAATCATCACACAGTACGTTACTTACAAAGAGGAGCGGGAGGAGGAAGAATAA